Proteins from a single region of Pseudarthrobacter sp. NIBRBAC000502772:
- a CDS encoding S9 family peptidase, which produces MSLLIELPATRQTTAPGRYSLWFANGSGHACIGPVTGTNGTAGTVTRVVERVDAGYLTAARSGIWSGYVFSSPDQLGLPYTDVQIPVENGVAPAWRFEPANNSTAFGAWAIHVHGMGGTRAGALRGVPVATRLSFTPLVVTFRNDGEATASADDRHMLGQSEWLDVEAALKFAIAEGAQRIVLFGWSLGGSIALRLADLSDFGGNISGLVLAAPVLDWTKTLRSNACASGLPGPIASFGFAHHAGRGIPVGDRSC; this is translated from the coding sequence ATGTCGCTGTTGATCGAACTGCCCGCGACACGGCAGACAACGGCACCAGGCCGCTACAGCCTATGGTTTGCCAATGGCTCCGGCCATGCCTGCATTGGTCCGGTGACAGGAACGAATGGCACCGCGGGCACAGTTACGCGGGTAGTCGAACGAGTCGACGCCGGTTATCTGACGGCGGCAAGGTCTGGAATCTGGAGTGGGTACGTATTCTCCAGCCCTGACCAGCTTGGACTTCCATATACCGACGTTCAAATTCCTGTGGAGAACGGCGTCGCTCCGGCATGGAGGTTTGAACCCGCCAACAACTCGACTGCTTTTGGTGCCTGGGCAATACATGTCCACGGCATGGGAGGAACAAGAGCCGGAGCTCTTCGTGGTGTCCCAGTTGCCACTCGTCTGAGTTTCACACCTTTAGTTGTCACGTTTCGGAATGACGGCGAGGCGACTGCCTCAGCTGACGACCGGCACATGCTGGGACAATCCGAATGGCTCGATGTCGAGGCCGCGTTAAAGTTCGCCATCGCCGAAGGCGCCCAGCGCATTGTGTTGTTCGGCTGGTCACTGGGTGGATCCATTGCTCTCCGACTGGCCGACCTATCGGACTTCGGTGGCAATATTTCGGGGCTTGTTCTCGCTGCTCCAGTCCTTGACTGGACGAAGACGTTGAGGTCAAACGCCTGCGCAAGCGGACTTCCAGGCCCGATCGCGTCGTTTGGGTTTGCGCATCATGCAGGCCGAGGGATTCCGGTGGGTGACAGGTCTTGCTGA
- a CDS encoding enoyl-CoA hydratase/isomerase family protein: MILNKDIDPVHLDVADGVGHIRLNRPQSGNALNLDAARLLAEVAEHIAGRDDIRSVLITGTGSAFCVGGDVAAMANATDRGEFLAELAGAAHRAIRVFAALQLPIVSAVSGAAAGAGLALTLVSDLVIAGRSAKFLVAYSGVGLTPDCGTSWLLPQVIGLRRAQQLALTNQALDATEALNWGLISSVVDDDQVETAGSALATRLATKAPTALGQTRGLLRASVSNTLIEHLDLEAATIATAAASNEAGALIDSFLNRRT; this comes from the coding sequence GAACCGTCCACAGAGTGGCAATGCGCTGAATTTGGACGCGGCGCGACTCCTTGCCGAGGTAGCCGAGCACATCGCTGGGCGGGACGACATCCGATCTGTCCTGATCACCGGCACGGGTTCGGCCTTTTGCGTCGGCGGCGACGTTGCTGCGATGGCCAACGCCACGGACCGCGGCGAATTCCTTGCCGAGCTCGCCGGTGCAGCCCATCGCGCAATCCGGGTGTTCGCGGCGCTACAGCTACCGATCGTCAGCGCCGTCAGCGGCGCCGCCGCAGGAGCCGGCCTCGCACTCACGCTCGTCTCCGACCTGGTCATAGCAGGCAGATCAGCCAAATTCCTGGTCGCATACTCGGGCGTCGGATTGACACCCGACTGCGGCACCTCCTGGCTGCTGCCTCAAGTCATCGGCCTCCGCCGCGCCCAACAGCTCGCGCTTACCAACCAGGCACTCGATGCCACGGAGGCCCTGAACTGGGGACTGATCAGTTCGGTGGTGGACGACGACCAGGTCGAGACGGCAGGCAGCGCACTCGCTACAAGACTCGCCACCAAGGCGCCGACGGCTCTTGGCCAGACCCGCGGGCTCCTGCGAGCGAGCGTGAGCAACACTCTCATCGAGCACTTGGATCTTGAGGCTGCAACCATCGCAACCGCGGCCGCCTCCAACGAGGCCGGAGCGTTGATCGATTCATTTCTCAATCGCAGGACATAG